A genome region from Prionailurus bengalensis isolate Pbe53 chromosome B4, Fcat_Pben_1.1_paternal_pri, whole genome shotgun sequence includes the following:
- the TMEM121B gene encoding transmembrane protein 121B: protein MHPALGNPRSVSSSSGSFPPPPAAARLQPLFLRGGSFRDRRGSGDSSTSTSTSRGGGGGRRGGGGGGGGSRSPSSSTGAEREDDDESISISKPLVPATAAGLPGPPAQGGAPAADPAPAAFSSSAATSSSTSTPTSSCSMTAADFGGGAAAGAVGGPGGRSAGGAGGTGTGSGTSCCSCCCCCGRPTRSGRRSRRRGCAPSPGCRWGYQALSVVLLLAQGGLLDLYLIAVTDLYWCSWIATDLVVVVGWAIFFAKNSRGRRGGMASGAHNHHQHHHHAAPPLHLPASSAASAGAAAGAKARSGRGGAGGPGGGPGAVGSAGEFAFAYLAWLIYSIAFTPKVVLILGTSILDLIELRAPFGTTGFRITMALSVPLLYSLVRAISEAGAPPGSAGPLLLQPQQHRAAGCFLGTCLDLLDSFTLVELMLEGRVPLPAHLRYLLIAIYFLTLSSPVLWLYELNAAAAASSWGQASGPGSCSRLLRLLGGCLVDVPLLALRCLLVVSYQQPLSIFMLKNLFFLGCRGLEALEGCWDRGSRASPSRGRGGYGAPPSAPPPPPPPPPPPQGVSQLGHCISENEGGAHGYVNTLAVASQN from the coding sequence ATGCACCCAGCGCTCGGCAACCCCCGCTCGGTCTCGTCCTCGTCCGGCTCCttcccgccgccccccgccgccgcccggctGCAGCCCCTTTTCCTCCGGGGGGGTTCCTTCCGCGACCGGAGAGGCTCGGGCGACAgcagcaccagcaccagcaccagccGGGGGGGAGGCGGCGGCAGacgcggcgggggcggcggcggcggcggctcccgCTCCCCCAGCAGCAGCACCGGCGCCGAGCGAGAGGACGACGACGAGAGCATCAGCATCAGCAAGCCGCTGGTGCCAGCCACCGCCGCCGGGCTCCCGGGACCCCCGGCTCAGGGGGGCGCCCCAGCCGCCGACCCCGCGCCCGCCGCCTTCTCCTCCTCGGCcgccacctcctcctccacctccacgcCCACCTCCTCCTGCAGCATGACAGCCGCGGACTTTGGCGGGGGCGCGGCGGCCGGGGCCGTCGGGGGCCCCGGGGGCCGCTCGGCTGGGGGCGCAGGCGGCACCGGGACAGGCAGCGGCACCTCCTGCTGCTCGTGTTGCTGCTGCTGCGGTCGCCCGACCCGGTCGGGCCGTAGGAGTCGACGCCGCGGCTGCGCCCCCAGCCCGGGGTGCCGCTGGGGCTACCAGGCGCTGTCCGTGGTGCTGCTGCTGGCGCAGGGCGGTCTGCTGGACCTGTACCTCATCGCCGTCACCGACCTGTACTGGTGCTCCTGGATCGCCACTgacctggtggtggtggtgggctgGGCCATTTTCTTCGCCAAGAACAGCCGGGGCCGTCGGGGCGGCATGGCGAGCGGCGCGCAcaaccaccaccagcaccaccaccacgCCGCGCCGCCCCTGCACCTGCCCGCCTCCTCCGCAGCCTCCGCCGGGGCTGCGGCAGGGGCCAAGGCGCGCAGCGGCCGCGGGGGCGCCGGTGGCCCTGGGGGCGGCCCGGGGGCTGTCGGGTCAGCGGGCGAGTTCGCCTTTGCCTACCTGGCCTGGCTCATCTACTCCATCGCCTTCACGCCCAAGGTGGTGCTCATCCTGGGCACGTCCATCCTGGACCTCATAGAGCTGCGCGCGCCCTTCGGCACCACGGGCTTCCGCATCACCATGGCGCTGTCCGTGCCCTTGCTCTACAGCCTGGTGCGGGCCATCAGCGAGGCTGGCGCCCCCCCTGGCTCGGCGGGACCCCTACTCTTGCAGCCCCAGCAGCACCGAGCCGCCGGCTGCTTCCTGGGCACGTGTCTGGACCTGCTCGACAGCTTCACCTTGGTGGAGCTGATGCTGGAAGGCCGCGTGCCGCTACCCGCGCACCTGCGCTACCTGCTCATCGCCATCTACTTCCTCACCCTCTCCTCGCCGGTGCTCTGGCTTTACGAGCTCAACGCCGCAGCGGCAGCTTCGTCCTGGGGCCAGGCTTCAGGGCCGGGCAGCTGTAGCCGCCTTCTGCGACTGCTGGGTGGCTGCCTGGTGGACGTGCCCTTGTTGGCGCTGCGCTGCCTCCTGGTGGTGAGCTACCAGCAGCCCCTCTCCATCTTCATGCTCAAGAATCTCTTCTTCCTAGGCTGCCGTGGCCTGGAAGCCCTAGAGGGCTGTTGGGACCGGGGGAGTCGGGCCTCCCCCAGTCGGGGGAGAGGGGGCTATGGCGCTCCGCCCTCTGCCCcaccgccgccgccaccaccaccaccaccacctcaggGAGTCTCTCAGCTGGGCCACTGCATCTCGGAGAATGAGGGAGGAGCCCATGGCTATGTCAATACCCTGGCAGTGGCCTCCCAGAATTGA
- the IL17RA gene encoding interleukin-17 receptor A isoform X2 — protein MGTPRRGPPVVPGPLLGRLLLSLLLSGLAPVRASPRLLDYPAPVCSQQGLNCVVKNSTCLDDSWIHLRNLTPSSPKDVQVHLDFVQTQHGDLLPVAGIRWTLQTDASILYLEGAELSVLQLNTNERLCVKFEFLTRLKHHHKRWHFTFSHFVVEPGQEYEVTVHHLPKPIPDGDPNHQSRNFPVPGCEDPRMKMITPCVGSGSLWDPNITVETLEARQLWVSFTLWNESTHYQILLTSFPHTENHSCFQHTLMVPEPAYQDSRQRSNVTLTLSDSNWCCRHRVQIQPFFSSCLNDCLRHSITVPCPEIPDPPVSITGSREKYGNDTKCTDVLPKSSLTPPPLKPRKVWIVYSADHPLYVDVVLKFAQFLLTVCGTEVALDLLQEQVISEVGIMTWVGRQKQEMVETNSKIIILCSRGTRAKWQAILGWEEPAVQLRCDCWKPGGDLFTAAMNMILPDFKKPACFGTYIVCYFRDISSESDIPDLFNITPRYPLMDKFEEVYFRIQDLEMFEPGRMHRVGELTGENYLRNPSGWLLKEAVERFREWQAQCPDWFERENLCSAEDQDLPSLDEEVFEEPLLPPGGGIIKQKPLVQEPASEGCLVLDLRVCEEGRVMSRLEPQVQPQGELAALTLQKEVLPVEEAPPTQAVQPVPQATGSSTASRLAVVEGDEAWPLLEGHGPRRNSILFPVDSEDPPLCSTPRASPSHLPEDVREQLEGLMFSLFQQSLGCQDQEGWESAAAALKDLYAPCEDGQRQSVQSDQGYISRSSPQPPEGLLEMEEEGEKQDLGRSAKQLSPEDLESLRSLQRQLFFQELQKNSGWDGVEPEMP, from the exons GGGCTAAACTGCGTAGTCAAGAATA GTACCTGCCTGGATGACAGCTGGATCCACCTTCGAAATCTGACCCCTTCATCCCCAAAGGATGTCCAGGTCCACCTGGACTTTGTCCAGACCCAGCATGGAGACCTACTGCCTGTAGCTGGCATCAGATGGACCCTGCAGACAGATG CCAGCATCCTCTACCTGGAGGGTGCAGAGTTGTCTGTCCTGCAGCTGAACACCAATGAACGTTTGTGTGTCAAGTTTGAGTTTCTGACCAGACTGAAGCATCATCATAAGCGG TGGCATTTTACCTTCAGCCACTTTGTGGTAGAACCTGGCCAGGAGTATGAGGTGACTGTTCACCACCTGCCCAAACCCATCCCTGATGGTGACCCAAACCACCAGTCCAGGAACTTTCCCGTACCTG GCTGCGAAGACCCCAGGATGAAGATGATCACACCATGCGTGGGCTCAG GCAGCCTGTGGGACCCCAACATCACCGTGGAGACCCTGGAGGCCCGCCAGCTGTGGGTGAGCTTCACCCTGTGGAATGAATCTACCCATTACCAGATCCTGCTGACAAGTTTTCCACACACGGAGAACCACAGCTGCTTCCAGCACACACTGATGGTGCCCGAG CCTGCGTACCAGGACTCCCGCCAGCGGTCCAATGTCACGCTCACCCTGTCAGATTCTAATTGGTGCTGCCGCCACCGAGTACAG ATCCAGCCCTTCTTCAGTAGCTGTCTAAACGACTGCCTCAGACACTCCATAACTGTACCCTGCCCGGAAATTCCAGATCCTCCAG TCTCAATCACAG ggtCTCGTGAAAAATACGGGAATGACACCAAATGTACAG ATGTCCTGCCCAAGAGCAGCCTGACGCCCCcacccctgaagcccaggaaggtCTGGATCGTCTACTCAGCTGACCACCCCCTCTACGTGGATGTGGTCCTAAAGTTCGCCCAGTTCCTGCTCACCGTCTGTGGCACCGAAGTGGCCCTCGACCTGCTGCAGGAGCAGGTCATCTCAGAggtggggatcatgacctgggtgggcCGCCAGAAGCAGGAAATGGTAGAGACCAACTCCAAGATCATCATCCTGTGCTCCCGAGGCACCCGCGCCAAGTGGCAGGCCATCCTCGGCTGGGAGGAGCCTGCTGTCCAGCTTCGGTGTGACTGCTGGAAGCCCGGGGGTGACCTCTTCACAGCGGCCATGAACATGATCCTGCCAGACTTTAAGAAGCCAGCCTGCTTCGGCACCTACATTGTCTGCTACTTCCGTGACATCAGCAGTGAGAGTGATATTCCTGACCTCTTCAACATCACTCCCAGGTACCCACTCATGGACAAATTTGAGGAAGTTTACTTCCGAATCCAGGACCTGGAGATGTTTGAACCCGGCCGGATGCACCGCGTTGGGGAGCTCACGGGTGAGAACTACCTGCGGAACCCCAGTGGCTGGCTGCTGAAGGAGGCCGTGGAGAGGTTCCGGGAGTGGCAGGCTCAGTGCCCTGACTGGTTCGAGCGCGAGAACCTTTGCTCCGCAGAGGACCAGGACCTCCCATCCCTGGATGAAGAGGTGTTTGAAGAGCCGCTGCTGCCACCGGGAGGAGGGATCATCAAGCAAAAGCCCCTGGTGCAGGAACCTGCCTCTGAGGGCTGCCTGGTGCTCGATCTGCGCGTCTGTGAGGAAGGAAGGGTAATGTCCCGGCTGGAACCTCAAGTTCAGCCCCAGGGAGAGCTGGCAGCCCTGACGCTCCAGAAAGAGGTGCTCCCTGTGGAGGAGGCGCCTCCAACTCAGGCAGTACAGCCTGTCCCTCAAGCCACCGGGAGCAGCACAGCCAGCCGCTTGGCCGTGGTAGAGGGAGATGAGGCCTGGCCACTGTTAGAGGGCCACGGCCCTCGGCGGAACAGCATCCTCTTCCCCGTGGACTCAGAGGACCCGCCCCTCTGCAGCACGCCTAGGGCATCGCCCAGCCACCTCCCGGAAGATGTGAGGGAACAGCTCGAAGGCTTGATGTTCTCACTCTTCCAACAGAGTCTGGGATGCCAGGACCAGGAGGGCTGGGAGAGCGCCGCAGCAGCCCTCAAAGACCTGTACGCTCCCTGTGAGGATGGGCAGCGACAGTCAGTGCAGTCCGACCAGGGCTACATCTCCAGGAGCTCCCCGCAGCCCCCTGAAGGACTCCTGgaaatggaggaggagggagaaaagcagGACCTGGGGAGGTCGGCCAAGCAGCTCTCGCCTGAGGACCTAGAGAGCCTGAGAAGCCTCCAGCGGCAACTTTTCTTCCAAGAGCTTCAGAAGAACTCTGGCTGGGACGGTGTGGAGCCCGAGATGCCATAG
- the IL17RA gene encoding interleukin-17 receptor A isoform X1 yields MGTPRRGPPVVPGPLLGRLLLSLLLSGLAPVRASPRLLDYPAPVCSQQGLNCVVKNSTCLDDSWIHLRNLTPSSPKDVQVHLDFVQTQHGDLLPVAGIRWTLQTDASILYLEGAELSVLQLNTNERLCVKFEFLTRLKHHHKRWHFTFSHFVVEPGQEYEVTVHHLPKPIPDGDPNHQSRNFPVPGCEDPRMKMITPCVGSGSLWDPNITVETLEARQLWVSFTLWNESTHYQILLTSFPHTENHSCFQHTLMVPEPAYQDSRQRSNVTLTLSDSNWCCRHRVQIQPFFSSCLNDCLRHSITVPCPEIPDPPVSITDYIPLWVYGFITGISILLVGSVILLIICMTWRLPRSREKYGNDTKCTDVLPKSSLTPPPLKPRKVWIVYSADHPLYVDVVLKFAQFLLTVCGTEVALDLLQEQVISEVGIMTWVGRQKQEMVETNSKIIILCSRGTRAKWQAILGWEEPAVQLRCDCWKPGGDLFTAAMNMILPDFKKPACFGTYIVCYFRDISSESDIPDLFNITPRYPLMDKFEEVYFRIQDLEMFEPGRMHRVGELTGENYLRNPSGWLLKEAVERFREWQAQCPDWFERENLCSAEDQDLPSLDEEVFEEPLLPPGGGIIKQKPLVQEPASEGCLVLDLRVCEEGRVMSRLEPQVQPQGELAALTLQKEVLPVEEAPPTQAVQPVPQATGSSTASRLAVVEGDEAWPLLEGHGPRRNSILFPVDSEDPPLCSTPRASPSHLPEDVREQLEGLMFSLFQQSLGCQDQEGWESAAAALKDLYAPCEDGQRQSVQSDQGYISRSSPQPPEGLLEMEEEGEKQDLGRSAKQLSPEDLESLRSLQRQLFFQELQKNSGWDGVEPEMP; encoded by the exons GGGCTAAACTGCGTAGTCAAGAATA GTACCTGCCTGGATGACAGCTGGATCCACCTTCGAAATCTGACCCCTTCATCCCCAAAGGATGTCCAGGTCCACCTGGACTTTGTCCAGACCCAGCATGGAGACCTACTGCCTGTAGCTGGCATCAGATGGACCCTGCAGACAGATG CCAGCATCCTCTACCTGGAGGGTGCAGAGTTGTCTGTCCTGCAGCTGAACACCAATGAACGTTTGTGTGTCAAGTTTGAGTTTCTGACCAGACTGAAGCATCATCATAAGCGG TGGCATTTTACCTTCAGCCACTTTGTGGTAGAACCTGGCCAGGAGTATGAGGTGACTGTTCACCACCTGCCCAAACCCATCCCTGATGGTGACCCAAACCACCAGTCCAGGAACTTTCCCGTACCTG GCTGCGAAGACCCCAGGATGAAGATGATCACACCATGCGTGGGCTCAG GCAGCCTGTGGGACCCCAACATCACCGTGGAGACCCTGGAGGCCCGCCAGCTGTGGGTGAGCTTCACCCTGTGGAATGAATCTACCCATTACCAGATCCTGCTGACAAGTTTTCCACACACGGAGAACCACAGCTGCTTCCAGCACACACTGATGGTGCCCGAG CCTGCGTACCAGGACTCCCGCCAGCGGTCCAATGTCACGCTCACCCTGTCAGATTCTAATTGGTGCTGCCGCCACCGAGTACAG ATCCAGCCCTTCTTCAGTAGCTGTCTAAACGACTGCCTCAGACACTCCATAACTGTACCCTGCCCGGAAATTCCAGATCCTCCAG TCTCAATCACAG ACTATATACCCCTGTGGGTGTACGGGTTCATCACGGGCATCTCCATCCTGCTGGTGGGTTCCGTCATCCTGCTGATCATCTGCATGACCTGGAGGCTACCCA ggtCTCGTGAAAAATACGGGAATGACACCAAATGTACAG ATGTCCTGCCCAAGAGCAGCCTGACGCCCCcacccctgaagcccaggaaggtCTGGATCGTCTACTCAGCTGACCACCCCCTCTACGTGGATGTGGTCCTAAAGTTCGCCCAGTTCCTGCTCACCGTCTGTGGCACCGAAGTGGCCCTCGACCTGCTGCAGGAGCAGGTCATCTCAGAggtggggatcatgacctgggtgggcCGCCAGAAGCAGGAAATGGTAGAGACCAACTCCAAGATCATCATCCTGTGCTCCCGAGGCACCCGCGCCAAGTGGCAGGCCATCCTCGGCTGGGAGGAGCCTGCTGTCCAGCTTCGGTGTGACTGCTGGAAGCCCGGGGGTGACCTCTTCACAGCGGCCATGAACATGATCCTGCCAGACTTTAAGAAGCCAGCCTGCTTCGGCACCTACATTGTCTGCTACTTCCGTGACATCAGCAGTGAGAGTGATATTCCTGACCTCTTCAACATCACTCCCAGGTACCCACTCATGGACAAATTTGAGGAAGTTTACTTCCGAATCCAGGACCTGGAGATGTTTGAACCCGGCCGGATGCACCGCGTTGGGGAGCTCACGGGTGAGAACTACCTGCGGAACCCCAGTGGCTGGCTGCTGAAGGAGGCCGTGGAGAGGTTCCGGGAGTGGCAGGCTCAGTGCCCTGACTGGTTCGAGCGCGAGAACCTTTGCTCCGCAGAGGACCAGGACCTCCCATCCCTGGATGAAGAGGTGTTTGAAGAGCCGCTGCTGCCACCGGGAGGAGGGATCATCAAGCAAAAGCCCCTGGTGCAGGAACCTGCCTCTGAGGGCTGCCTGGTGCTCGATCTGCGCGTCTGTGAGGAAGGAAGGGTAATGTCCCGGCTGGAACCTCAAGTTCAGCCCCAGGGAGAGCTGGCAGCCCTGACGCTCCAGAAAGAGGTGCTCCCTGTGGAGGAGGCGCCTCCAACTCAGGCAGTACAGCCTGTCCCTCAAGCCACCGGGAGCAGCACAGCCAGCCGCTTGGCCGTGGTAGAGGGAGATGAGGCCTGGCCACTGTTAGAGGGCCACGGCCCTCGGCGGAACAGCATCCTCTTCCCCGTGGACTCAGAGGACCCGCCCCTCTGCAGCACGCCTAGGGCATCGCCCAGCCACCTCCCGGAAGATGTGAGGGAACAGCTCGAAGGCTTGATGTTCTCACTCTTCCAACAGAGTCTGGGATGCCAGGACCAGGAGGGCTGGGAGAGCGCCGCAGCAGCCCTCAAAGACCTGTACGCTCCCTGTGAGGATGGGCAGCGACAGTCAGTGCAGTCCGACCAGGGCTACATCTCCAGGAGCTCCCCGCAGCCCCCTGAAGGACTCCTGgaaatggaggaggagggagaaaagcagGACCTGGGGAGGTCGGCCAAGCAGCTCTCGCCTGAGGACCTAGAGAGCCTGAGAAGCCTCCAGCGGCAACTTTTCTTCCAAGAGCTTCAGAAGAACTCTGGCTGGGACGGTGTGGAGCCCGAGATGCCATAG